In Flavobacterium gelatinilyticum, a genomic segment contains:
- a CDS encoding M1 family metallopeptidase, which translates to MKKKYFKPLLIMAFLIGISSVCAQQTTTTKEIIPINNYNYHNAFAPNLYTKNGTSTRSANGRPGADYWQNRADYQLIVKLNETTNELIGTDEITYTNNSPDKLSFLWLNLDQNLFKDDSRGNAIIPLSGSHNGAQGQVFDGGNKIKSVKIISGKNKNETTAKYIISDTRMQVFLPEELASKGGSVKIKIEFSFIAPFYGSNRMGILETKNGKIFTIAQWYPRMCVYDDVRGWNTAPYLGPSEFYLEYGNFDVKITAPANHYVVGSGELLNGSEVLTAEQFKRYKEASQSDKTVVIRSAGEVNADAAATATGEKTWHYQIKNSRDFSWASSPAFILDGAKINLPSGKKSLALSAYPVESNGNDAYGRSTEYVKASIEHYSKQWFEYPYPAATNVAGNEGGMEYPGIVFCEYKSKGKGLWGVIDHEFGHTWFPMIVGSNERLFGWMDEGFNTFINSLSSAAFNNGEYREDPLDLHKMAETFTSSGLEPVMSSPDNMKEANFGILCYIKPSAGLVILREQILGKERFDAAFRKYIERWAYKHPQPDDFFRSMENAAGEDLSWFWRSWYINNWRLDQGINSIKYVKNDPAKGVIITVENFDKMPMPIVLEVKTKSGKVTRVNLPVEIWQRNNSWSFKHNSTEEIESITLDPDHAFPDNNTSNNIWTAGKGKIEKDLILDPYIGNYSTAKSPLTIELTEKNSTLNAELPNYPKFALEPVANEKDTFESHRAGLKLKFNEAKTGFDLILTGNGQVIPFTKK; encoded by the coding sequence ATGAAGAAAAAATACTTTAAACCATTACTTATAATGGCTTTCCTTATTGGAATTTCTTCTGTTTGTGCGCAACAAACAACGACAACAAAAGAAATAATACCAATTAATAATTATAATTATCATAATGCATTTGCACCTAATTTATATACTAAAAACGGAACTTCAACGCGTTCTGCAAATGGCCGGCCCGGAGCTGATTACTGGCAGAATAGAGCAGATTATCAGTTGATAGTGAAATTAAACGAAACAACTAATGAACTTATTGGTACAGACGAAATTACATACACAAACAATAGTCCTGATAAATTATCATTTCTTTGGTTAAACTTAGATCAGAATTTATTTAAAGATGATTCCAGAGGAAATGCGATAATACCTTTATCAGGAAGCCATAATGGTGCACAGGGACAGGTTTTTGATGGTGGAAATAAAATAAAATCTGTAAAAATAATTTCAGGAAAAAACAAAAATGAAACTACTGCAAAATATATAATTTCAGACACAAGAATGCAGGTTTTCCTTCCGGAAGAACTGGCTTCAAAGGGAGGATCTGTAAAAATCAAAATCGAATTCTCATTTATAGCTCCTTTTTACGGATCAAACAGAATGGGAATTTTGGAAACTAAAAACGGTAAAATTTTTACAATTGCACAATGGTATCCGCGCATGTGTGTATATGATGATGTAAGAGGTTGGAATACTGCGCCATATTTAGGCCCTTCGGAGTTTTATCTGGAATATGGAAATTTTGATGTAAAAATAACTGCGCCTGCAAATCATTATGTAGTAGGTTCAGGAGAATTATTAAATGGTTCTGAAGTACTGACTGCAGAACAATTTAAACGTTATAAAGAAGCTTCTCAAAGTGACAAAACTGTTGTAATTCGTTCGGCTGGTGAAGTTAATGCAGACGCCGCTGCAACTGCAACAGGAGAAAAAACATGGCATTATCAAATCAAAAATTCACGCGATTTTTCATGGGCTTCATCGCCCGCATTTATCTTAGACGGGGCAAAAATCAACTTGCCAAGCGGTAAAAAATCATTGGCGCTATCAGCATATCCGGTTGAAAGTAACGGAAACGATGCTTACGGACGTTCTACGGAATATGTAAAAGCATCTATCGAACATTATTCGAAACAATGGTTTGAATATCCTTATCCGGCAGCCACAAATGTAGCGGGTAACGAAGGCGGAATGGAATATCCGGGAATTGTTTTCTGTGAATATAAGTCAAAAGGAAAAGGTTTATGGGGTGTAATCGATCATGAATTCGGGCACACATGGTTTCCGATGATCGTAGGTTCTAATGAGCGTTTATTTGGCTGGATGGATGAAGGTTTTAATACTTTTATTAATTCGTTGAGTTCGGCTGCATTTAATAATGGTGAGTATAGAGAAGATCCTTTAGATTTACATAAAATGGCAGAAACATTCACAAGTAGTGGTTTAGAACCTGTAATGAGTTCTCCTGACAATATGAAAGAAGCTAATTTCGGAATATTATGCTATATAAAACCAAGTGCAGGTTTAGTAATTTTAAGAGAACAAATACTGGGAAAAGAACGTTTTGATGCTGCTTTTCGAAAGTATATTGAGCGCTGGGCTTACAAACATCCGCAGCCCGATGATTTTTTCAGAAGTATGGAAAATGCTGCAGGAGAAGATTTAAGCTGGTTCTGGAGAAGCTGGTATATAAACAATTGGAGACTTGATCAGGGAATCAACTCAATTAAATATGTAAAAAATGATCCTGCGAAAGGAGTAATCATTACAGTTGAAAATTTTGATAAAATGCCGATGCCGATTGTTTTAGAGGTTAAAACAAAAAGCGGAAAAGTAACGAGAGTCAATTTGCCTGTAGAAATTTGGCAAAGAAATAATTCTTGGTCTTTCAAACATAATTCGACTGAGGAAATCGAAAGTATTACTTTAGATCCTGATCACGCTTTCCCAGACAATAATACTTCAAATAATATCTGGACAGCGGGAAAAGGTAAGATAGAAAAAGATCTTATTTTAGATCCTTATATTGGAAACTATAGTACTGCAAAATCTCCTTTGACAATTGAATTGACAGAGAAAAATAGTACTTTAAATGCAGAACTTCCAAACTATCCAAAATTTGCATTAGAGCCTGTTGCAAACGAAAAAGACACATTCGAATCGCATAGAGCTGGTTTAAAACTTAAATTTAACGAAGCAAAAACTGGTTTCGATTTGATACTTACAGGAAATGGACAAGTGATTCCGTTTACAAAAAAGTAA
- a CDS encoding argininosuccinate synthase, whose protein sequence is MKKVVLAYSGGLDTSYCLKYLKNEKGYEVHTVLVDTGGFDAEELAAIEKRAYELGSAQHANLTIVDKYYDKAIKYLIFGNVLKNNTYPLSVSAERVFQAIEAIKYAKKVGASAIAHGSTGAGNDQIRFDLIFQTIAPEIEIITPIRDLKLSRQEEVEYLQKNGVSYSWEKAQYSINKGLWGTSVGGKETLTSTKPLPSEAYPSQLQKDGEEKVTLHFEQGELVGLNGKTDKPSNNIVALEKLANAYAIGRDIHVGDTIIGIKGRVGFEAAAPLIIIKAHHLLEKHTLGKWQQYWKEQLGNWYGMLFHEGQFLDPVMRNIETFLQDTQKTVNGTVTVSLKPYHFSLDGIESENDLMNTGFGQYGEMNNAWTSEDAKGFIKILGNAQNIFSSVNKLDHD, encoded by the coding sequence ATGAAAAAAGTAGTATTAGCTTATAGCGGAGGATTAGATACCTCGTATTGTTTGAAATATTTAAAAAATGAAAAAGGATACGAAGTTCACACTGTTCTTGTTGACACAGGAGGATTCGATGCAGAAGAATTAGCAGCAATAGAAAAAAGAGCTTACGAATTAGGAAGTGCGCAGCACGCAAACCTGACAATCGTAGACAAATATTATGATAAAGCTATAAAATATTTGATTTTCGGAAACGTATTAAAAAACAATACATATCCGTTATCAGTAAGTGCAGAACGTGTTTTTCAGGCAATTGAAGCTATTAAATATGCTAAAAAAGTGGGAGCAAGTGCCATCGCACACGGAAGTACAGGTGCAGGAAATGACCAAATTCGTTTCGATTTGATTTTCCAGACTATCGCTCCGGAAATCGAAATCATTACACCAATCAGAGATTTAAAACTTTCCAGACAAGAAGAAGTAGAATACCTTCAAAAAAATGGCGTAAGCTATTCTTGGGAAAAAGCGCAATATTCTATCAATAAAGGACTTTGGGGAACAAGTGTTGGAGGAAAAGAAACTCTAACTTCCACAAAACCATTGCCAAGTGAAGCTTATCCTTCGCAATTACAAAAAGATGGAGAAGAAAAAGTGACACTTCATTTTGAACAAGGAGAATTAGTTGGTTTAAACGGAAAAACAGATAAACCTTCAAACAATATTGTAGCGCTTGAAAAATTAGCAAACGCTTACGCAATTGGAAGAGATATCCACGTTGGAGATACGATTATCGGAATTAAAGGAAGAGTTGGTTTTGAAGCTGCTGCTCCGTTAATTATCATCAAAGCACACCATTTATTAGAGAAACATACTTTAGGAAAATGGCAGCAATATTGGAAAGAACAGTTAGGAAACTGGTACGGAATGTTGTTTCACGAAGGTCAGTTCCTTGATCCTGTTATGAGAAACATCGAGACTTTCCTTCAAGACACTCAAAAAACAGTTAATGGAACTGTGACTGTTTCATTAAAACCATATCATTTTTCGCTTGACGGAATCGAATCTGAAAATGATTTAATGAACACTGGTTTCGGTCAGTATGGCGAAATGAACAATGCCTGGACATCTGAAGATGCGAAAGGATTTATTAAGATTTTAGGAAATGCTCAAAATATTTTCTCATCTGTAAACAAATTAGACCATGATTAA
- a CDS encoding M1 family metallopeptidase has translation MKKQSAKAILTAALFFGISSVWAQQTPSAPTANPVNNYNYHDAFGPHFYTKNGTATRTASGQPGVEYWQNRADYQITAKLNGTTNEIVGTDEITYTNNSPDKLGFLWLNLDQNLFKEDSRGNAVVPLTGSRNGAQGQVFDGGNKIKSVKVIIGKKKTEVEAKYIVTDTRMQVFLPEELAAKGGSVKIKIEFSFIAPFEGSDRMGVLETKNGKIFTIAQWYPRMCVYDDVRGWNTAPYLGASEFYLEYGDFDVKLTVPGNHFVVASGELVNGQEVFSADHFKKYKDALNSDKTVMIRSAQEVAATANANAGTEKTWHYKIKNARDFSWASSPAFILDGARINLPSGKKSLALSAYPVESDGQGAYGRSTEYVKASIEHYSKQWFEYPYPAATNVAGNEGGMEYPGIVFCGWKSKGADLWGVTDHEFGHIWFPMIVGSNERLFGWMDEGFNTFINSLSTAAFNNGEYKEPATDLHEQAEPFTRPDLETIMSSPDNMKEANIGMLCYFKPSAGLVILREQVLGKERFDHAFRTYIERWAYKHPQPDDFFRTMENVAGEDLSWFWRSWYVNNWRFDQGINSIKYVKNDPAKGVIITVENFDKMPMPIVLDVKTKSGKVTRVNLPVEIWQRNNDWSFKHNSTEEIESITLDPDHVFPDNNTSNNIWTAAKGKIEKDIILDGYLGTFATNRAPLTIEFTEKNSTLNVEITDFPKFAVKPVPNEKDTFESRGAGLKFKFNEAKTGFDMIVLGNGQVIPFTKK, from the coding sequence ATGAAAAAGCAATCTGCAAAAGCCATACTAACCGCGGCTTTATTTTTTGGGATTTCCTCTGTATGGGCGCAGCAAACGCCGTCAGCACCAACAGCGAATCCGGTAAACAACTACAATTATCACGATGCCTTTGGTCCGCATTTTTATACAAAAAACGGAACTGCTACCCGTACAGCAAGCGGTCAGCCGGGGGTAGAATACTGGCAGAACAGGGCTGATTACCAGATTACGGCAAAATTAAACGGAACAACAAATGAAATTGTTGGTACAGATGAAATTACCTATACAAATAACAGTCCGGATAAACTAGGTTTTCTTTGGCTGAATTTAGATCAGAATTTATTTAAAGAAGATTCAAGAGGAAATGCAGTTGTACCTTTAACAGGAAGCCGTAACGGAGCTCAGGGTCAGGTTTTTGACGGCGGGAACAAAATTAAATCGGTAAAAGTAATTATCGGTAAAAAGAAAACAGAAGTTGAAGCAAAATACATTGTTACAGATACCAGAATGCAGGTTTTCCTTCCGGAAGAACTGGCAGCAAAAGGAGGTTCTGTAAAAATTAAAATCGAATTCTCATTCATTGCACCGTTTGAAGGGTCAGACAGAATGGGAGTTTTAGAAACTAAAAACGGAAAAATCTTCACAATAGCGCAATGGTACCCGCGTATGTGTGTGTATGATGATGTAAGAGGATGGAACACAGCTCCTTATTTAGGTGCTTCTGAGTTTTATTTAGAATACGGAGATTTTGATGTAAAACTTACCGTTCCCGGAAATCATTTTGTTGTAGCTTCGGGAGAATTAGTAAACGGTCAGGAAGTGTTCTCTGCAGATCATTTCAAAAAATATAAAGATGCTTTAAACAGCGATAAAACGGTTATGATTCGTTCTGCACAAGAAGTAGCAGCAACAGCCAATGCAAATGCGGGAACAGAAAAAACATGGCATTATAAAATCAAAAATGCACGTGATTTTTCTTGGGCATCATCTCCTGCTTTTATCTTAGACGGTGCAAGAATTAACCTTCCAAGCGGCAAAAAATCACTTGCATTATCTGCTTATCCGGTTGAAAGCGATGGTCAGGGCGCTTACGGGCGTTCTACCGAATATGTAAAAGCATCAATTGAGCACTATTCTAAACAATGGTTCGAATATCCTTATCCTGCAGCTACAAACGTAGCAGGAAACGAAGGCGGAATGGAATATCCTGGAATTGTTTTCTGCGGATGGAAATCTAAAGGAGCAGATTTATGGGGTGTTACAGATCACGAATTTGGACATATCTGGTTCCCAATGATTGTAGGTTCAAACGAAAGATTATTTGGATGGATGGATGAAGGATTCAATACTTTTATCAATTCATTAAGTACAGCAGCTTTTAATAATGGTGAGTACAAAGAACCTGCAACCGATTTACACGAACAGGCTGAACCATTTACAAGACCTGATCTTGAAACGATTATGAGTTCTCCTGATAATATGAAGGAAGCTAATATTGGAATGTTATGTTACTTTAAACCAAGTGCCGGTTTGGTAATTTTAAGAGAGCAGGTTTTAGGAAAAGAGCGTTTTGATCATGCTTTTAGAACGTACATCGAGCGCTGGGCATACAAACACCCTCAGCCGGACGACTTTTTCAGAACGATGGAAAATGTGGCAGGCGAGGATTTAAGCTGGTTCTGGAGAAGCTGGTACGTAAACAATTGGCGTTTTGACCAAGGTATCAATTCTATTAAATATGTAAAAAATGATCCTGCAAAAGGAGTAATTATTACAGTTGAAAATTTTGATAAAATGCCAATGCCAATTGTTTTAGATGTTAAAACAAAAAGCGGAAAAGTAACAAGAGTAAACCTTCCGGTAGAAATCTGGCAGCGTAACAATGACTGGTCTTTCAAGCACAATTCGACAGAAGAAATCGAAAGTATTACATTAGATCCTGATCATGTTTTCCCGGACAATAATACTTCAAATAATATTTGGACAGCTGCAAAAGGCAAAATAGAAAAAGACATTATTCTGGATGGATATTTAGGAACTTTCGCTACAAACAGAGCGCCTCTTACAATTGAATTTACAGAGAAAAACAGCACTTTAAACGTAGAAATAACAGATTTTCCTAAGTTTGCGGTAAAACCTGTTCCAAACGAAAAAGATACATTCGAATCCAGAGGAGCCGGTTTAAAGTTTAAATTTAATGAAGCTAAAACAGGTTTTGACATGATTGTCTTAGGAAACGGTCAGGTAATTCCGTTTACGAAGAAATAA
- a CDS encoding GNAT family N-acetyltransferase — protein sequence MKISIVVTQEEHFKFAQEICDTIESSALLRGTGIAKRTPEYIQKKMSNGDAMIALADGKFAGFCYIESWEHGKFVAHSGLIVHPDYRSLGLAKKIKSKVFDYSLKRFPDAKIFGITTGLAVMKINSELGYKPVPFSELTTDPSFWAGCKTCTNFHILQSKENKMCLCTGMLYDPKEKQKNPPRHPFNEAVLSRLKKIKQALFLNKIMSFFV from the coding sequence ATGAAGATCTCTATTGTTGTTACCCAGGAAGAACACTTCAAATTCGCACAAGAAATCTGCGATACGATAGAATCATCTGCCTTGTTGAGAGGTACAGGGATTGCTAAAAGAACTCCTGAGTACATTCAGAAAAAAATGTCGAATGGTGATGCGATGATTGCTCTGGCCGATGGAAAATTTGCAGGTTTTTGTTATATCGAAAGCTGGGAACACGGAAAATTCGTGGCACATTCTGGTTTAATTGTACACCCGGACTACAGAAGTTTAGGTTTGGCAAAAAAGATAAAATCAAAAGTTTTTGATTATTCCCTAAAAAGATTCCCGGATGCCAAAATATTTGGAATTACAACTGGTTTGGCGGTTATGAAAATTAACTCTGAACTTGGCTATAAACCTGTCCCTTTCTCAGAATTAACAACCGATCCAAGTTTTTGGGCAGGCTGTAAAACTTGTACAAACTTTCATATTTTACAAAGCAAAGAAAACAAAATGTGCCTTTGTACCGGAATGTTGTATGATCCGAAAGAAAAACAAAAAAATCCGCCGAGACATCCTTTTAACGAGGCTGTTTTGAGCAGACTTAAAAAAATCAAACAGGCTTTATTCTTAAATAAAATAATGTCATTCTTTGTTTAA